Proteins from a single region of Ananas comosus cultivar F153 linkage group 3, ASM154086v1, whole genome shotgun sequence:
- the LOC109708195 gene encoding GATA transcription factor 5-like: MGRWNRAFVTPTDFGSHSMLHQTLIPSSSSSSSSASLFPFSSPSSPLPLPLRLLRHPPPPPTPPPMVYSSSQVVEKETNMELLSSCRGEVASLQQQQQQQQGFGVAEEGGFMERANFVVEGFSVDELLDLGEFAEPEQDEEEAEAETVEALEAEAGCGETELHTESSNSGSLINSSVSTSPLPFDPPPPSDDFLPEHDAKEFEWVSLLMDDTLSEMPPPCAAAPPRPAAAAAVPSPTVCALATEAFAPVKAKRSKRSRGGGGGSGGGGGAAWSLSSSGGGGGSSSAPFSDSSSSSSSTTTSTATTTSSCSSSPPLSSLLVYDLPLVGASSDPGLFLLHDSSDSDNPPLLPPPPRKLKLSPPNNNNINNNNNNNNNSKQKPKKKRGRKPKHHHHNHHKYQQHQGLPPPPPPASQIPAAGERRCSHCGVQKTPQWRAGPEGAKTLCNACGVRYKSGRLLPEYRPACSPTFVSDVHSNSHRKVLEMRRKKEAAILLPSVPAAAPLPVPSF; this comes from the exons ATGGGGAGGTGGAACAGAGCATTTGTTACGCCCACGGACTTTGGCAGCCATTCAATGCTCCACCAAACGCTCatcccttcctcctcctcttcctcctcctccgcctctctctttcccttctctTCTCCATCCtcacctcttcctctccctcttcggCTTCTTCGTcacccccctcctcctcctactcctcctcCCATGGTGTACTCCTCATCACAG GTGGTGGAGAAGGAGACGAATATGGAGCTTTTGAGTTCTTGCAGGGGGGAAGTGGCTTctttgcagcagcagcagcagcagcagcagggttTTGGGGTTGCGGAGGAAGGGGGGTTCATGGAAAGGGCGAACTTCGTGGTGGAAGGGTTCTCGGTGGACGAGCTTCTCGACCTCGGAGAATTCGCCGAGCCCGAgcaagacgaagaagaagcagaagcggAAACGGTAGAAGCGCTGGAAGCGGAAGCGGGGTGTGGGGAAACGGAGCTCCACACGGAGAGCTCCAATTCGGGCTCTTTAATTAACTCCTCCGTTTCCACTTCCCCTCTCCCCTTCGACCCGCCCCCACCCTCCGATGATTTCCTCCCG GAGCATGATGCGAAGGAGTTCGAATGGGTTTCTTTGTTGATGGACGACACGCTCTCGGAGATGCCACCGCCGtgcgcggcggcgccgcctagGCCGGCTGCAGCTGCGGCGGTGCCGAGCCCTACCGTGTGCGCGCTCGCCACGGAGGCCTTCGCCCCGGTGAAGGCCAAGCGGAGCAAGCGCTcgcgcggcggcggtggcggcagcgggGGCGGCGGTGGGGCGGCGTGGTCCCTCTCctcaagcggcggcggcggcggctcctcGTCCGCCcccttctccgactcttcttcttcgtcgtcctcCACCACGACCTCCACCGCCACCACGACCTCGTCGTGCTCGTCCTCGCCGCCCTTATCCTCCCTCCTCGTCTACGACCTCCCCCTCGTCGGCGCCTCCTCCGACCCGggcctcttcctcctccacgACTCCTCCGACTCCGACAACCCCCctctcctcccccctcccccccgaAAGCTAAAGCTCTCGCCcccaaacaacaacaacatcaacaacaacaacaacaacaacaacaacagcaagcAGAAGCCCAAAAAGAAGCGCGGCCGCAAACCCAAACACCACCACCACAACCACCACAAGTACCAGCAGCACCAAGGgctgcctcctcctcctcctccggcctcCCAAATTCCCGCCGCCGGCGAGCGGCGGTGCAGCCACTGCGGCGTGCAGAAGACCCCGCAGTGGCGCGCGGGGCCCGAGGGCGCCAAGACTCTCTGCAACGCCTGCGGCGTCCGCTACAAGTCCGGCCGCCTCCTCCCCGAGTACCGCCCCGCCTGCAGCCCCACCTTCGTCTCCGACGTCCACTCCAACTCCCACCGCAAAGTCCTCGAAATGCGCCGCAAGAAGGAGGCCGCCATCCTCCTCCCCTccgtccccgccgccgcccccctccCCGTCCCTTCCTTCTAA